One genomic region from Hyalangium ruber encodes:
- a CDS encoding MerC domain-containing protein gives MLISARPSASWDWVGQALSALCIVHCVALPLMWGLLPSAAAEMLEGEWLHQALIGFVGITALAAFVPGFFLHRRVSVPGLAVLALVLLFGAAFLLPEEHEGFEAFETGLTLGGGALMTCAHWRNRMLCRECCAPPAPPTS, from the coding sequence GTGTTGATCTCCGCGCGTCCCTCCGCCTCTTGGGATTGGGTAGGGCAGGCGCTCTCAGCGCTTTGCATCGTGCATTGTGTGGCGCTTCCCTTGATGTGGGGCCTGCTTCCTTCCGCTGCCGCCGAAATGCTGGAAGGGGAATGGCTTCATCAGGCCCTGATCGGGTTCGTGGGGATCACCGCCCTGGCCGCCTTCGTGCCGGGGTTCTTCCTTCACCGGCGTGTATCCGTGCCTGGGCTCGCGGTGCTGGCGCTGGTGTTGCTGTTCGGCGCGGCGTTCCTGCTCCCGGAGGAGCACGAGGGGTTCGAGGCGTTCGAGACGGGACTCACCCTCGGAGGTGGAGCGTTGATGACGTGTGCGCACTGGCGTAACCGGATGCTGTGCCGGGAGTGCTGTGCGCCGCCGGCCCCACCCACCTCTTGA
- a CDS encoding sigma-70 family RNA polymerase sigma factor, with product MANTTKYAAEGLSHYLRHLGGHQQLTREQEYELAKRARKGDESARQTLATSNLAFVVAVAKKFANRGARLDDLIQEGNVGLMKAIEHFDPKKNVRFATYAVWWIRAYITRYLKDNRSQVRGGESERGSMVDFSLDATIDEEGETTFLDRIEDNGPSPAEVYLSREQDDEVQEALAKVRKRIGDLGWDILQERLTQDKPLTLEELGQRWGVSRERVRQVELKTKSFLERYLSAFNQDEENNENVAADAA from the coding sequence ATGGCCAACACGACGAAGTATGCGGCAGAGGGCTTGTCGCACTACCTGCGTCACCTGGGTGGTCACCAGCAGCTGACGCGTGAGCAGGAGTACGAACTGGCCAAGCGGGCGCGCAAAGGCGACGAGTCCGCTCGGCAGACCCTTGCGACCTCCAACCTGGCTTTCGTGGTGGCGGTGGCCAAGAAGTTCGCCAACCGGGGCGCTCGCCTGGACGACCTCATTCAAGAGGGCAACGTCGGGCTGATGAAGGCGATCGAGCACTTCGATCCCAAGAAGAACGTGCGCTTCGCCACCTATGCCGTGTGGTGGATTCGCGCCTACATCACCCGCTACCTGAAGGACAACCGCAGCCAGGTACGCGGAGGTGAGTCCGAGCGCGGCAGCATGGTGGACTTCTCCCTGGATGCCACCATCGATGAGGAGGGCGAGACGACCTTCCTGGACCGCATCGAGGACAACGGTCCCTCGCCGGCCGAGGTGTACCTGTCACGCGAGCAGGACGACGAGGTACAGGAGGCGCTGGCCAAGGTGCGCAAGCGCATTGGCGACCTGGGCTGGGACATCCTCCAGGAGCGGCTCACCCAGGACAAGCCGCTGACGCTGGAGGAGCTGGGCCAGCGCTGGGGCGTGTCGCGCGAGCGCGTGCGGCAGGTGGAGCTGAAGACGAAGAGCTTCCTCGAGCGCTACCTCTCCGCGTTCAACCAGGACGAGGAGAACAACGAGAACGTGGCGGCGGACGCGGCCTGA
- a CDS encoding metal ABC transporter substrate-binding protein, translating into MRTLRFFTALSAALLCLLSLPARADLNVVTTVPDLAALAKAVGGDKATVTSLSLPTQDPHFVDAKPNLALTLNRADLLIAVGLELELGWLPTLQLGARNARIQSGNPGFLDASQFVKVLDVPAGAVDRSQGDVHPRGNPHYLYDPRAALAVAQGIAGRMEQLDPKNAATYRANLEKFSTELEKTRADWEKRLAGLRGVPVISYHKTTIYLADWLGFSSTAFLEPKPGIPPNPSHVAKVLTQGRQQKVRFVLQEDFYPDATSRLVASKIPAPLVLLPGGTDFRGGETYLQNMEQLVKRLEQALAGKGG; encoded by the coding sequence ATGAGAACCCTTCGCTTCTTCACGGCGCTGAGCGCCGCCCTCCTCTGCCTCCTGTCCCTGCCGGCCCGCGCCGACCTGAACGTCGTCACCACCGTGCCGGACCTCGCCGCCCTGGCCAAGGCCGTGGGCGGTGACAAGGCCACCGTCACCTCCCTGTCCCTGCCCACGCAGGATCCCCACTTCGTCGACGCCAAGCCCAACCTCGCCCTCACGCTCAACCGCGCCGACCTGCTCATCGCGGTGGGCCTGGAGCTGGAGCTCGGGTGGCTGCCCACGCTCCAGCTCGGCGCGCGCAATGCCCGCATCCAGTCCGGCAACCCCGGCTTCCTGGATGCCTCGCAGTTCGTGAAGGTGCTCGATGTGCCCGCCGGCGCGGTGGACCGGAGCCAGGGCGATGTCCACCCCCGGGGCAACCCGCACTACCTCTATGACCCGCGCGCGGCCCTCGCCGTGGCCCAGGGTATCGCCGGGCGCATGGAGCAGCTCGATCCGAAGAACGCCGCCACCTACCGGGCCAACCTGGAGAAGTTCTCCACCGAGTTGGAGAAGACCCGCGCCGACTGGGAGAAGCGCCTGGCGGGGCTGCGCGGCGTGCCGGTCATCTCGTACCACAAGACAACCATCTATCTGGCTGACTGGCTGGGCTTCTCCTCGACGGCCTTCCTCGAGCCGAAGCCGGGCATTCCTCCCAACCCCTCGCACGTGGCCAAGGTGCTGACGCAGGGGCGACAGCAGAAGGTGCGCTTCGTCCTCCAGGAGGACTTCTACCCGGACGCCACCTCGCGACTCGTGGCCTCGAAGATCCCCGCGCCGCTGGTGCTCCTGCCGGGCGGCACGGACTTCCGCGGCGGGGAGACGTACCTCCAGAACATGGAGCAGCTGGTGAAGCGGCTCGAGCAGGCCCTCGCGGGCAAGGGAGGCTGA
- a CDS encoding zinc-regulated TonB-dependent outer membrane receptor produces MSSPSRRFTGIPVVLISILSLSALSARAQETQPAASPPAEEGSGQELSPEEQAEIEAAIGKDTKAEPQAPAESAPTSGASAPLPVPQILSSQFLELSFVLDVALAAFTAEEPLQGGAHDPLDNGFTFQQLELSISSVVDPYLRFNGNIVFSQFGVEVEEAYVTSLDLPANLQVRAGQFLTRFGRLNNTHPHAWDFADQPFVFSRVFGGEGNRGLGLEVSWLSPLPWYLEVVGSGTDATGESTARSFFGAESSRVVSPFDFQFTGAVKQFFPFGDDLSLLWGLSAATGPNASGYRNRSDVYGTDLYLKYRPTSAADANVVSLQAELLYRRRQVPDDLLSDWGGYAQVLWRFSRRWATSGRYEFGTAARDQDGRLAEDPLDPEWTATRQRISANVTFWPTEFSRLRLQAATDRVGWRSEPDYSAFLTLEAVMGAHGAHAF; encoded by the coding sequence GTGTCATCCCCGTCACGCCGGTTCACCGGCATACCTGTTGTCCTTATAAGCATTCTTTCGCTCTCCGCCCTGTCCGCTCGGGCCCAGGAGACGCAGCCCGCCGCCTCTCCGCCAGCCGAGGAGGGCTCTGGCCAGGAGCTGAGCCCCGAGGAGCAGGCGGAGATCGAGGCCGCCATCGGTAAGGACACGAAGGCCGAGCCCCAGGCTCCCGCCGAGTCCGCCCCCACCTCTGGCGCTTCGGCTCCGCTCCCGGTGCCGCAGATCCTGTCCTCGCAGTTCCTCGAGCTGAGCTTCGTGCTCGACGTGGCGCTCGCAGCCTTCACCGCCGAGGAACCCCTGCAAGGCGGCGCGCACGATCCTTTGGACAACGGGTTCACCTTCCAGCAGTTGGAGCTGTCCATCAGCAGCGTGGTGGACCCGTACCTGCGCTTCAACGGCAACATCGTCTTCAGCCAGTTCGGGGTGGAAGTCGAAGAGGCCTACGTCACCTCGCTGGACCTGCCCGCCAACCTGCAGGTGCGCGCGGGCCAGTTCCTCACCCGCTTCGGTCGCCTCAACAACACGCACCCCCACGCCTGGGACTTCGCGGACCAGCCCTTCGTCTTCAGCCGCGTCTTCGGCGGCGAGGGCAACCGGGGCCTGGGCCTGGAGGTGTCCTGGCTCTCGCCGCTGCCCTGGTACCTGGAGGTGGTGGGCTCGGGCACCGACGCCACGGGCGAGAGCACCGCGCGCAGCTTCTTCGGCGCCGAGAGCAGCCGGGTGGTGTCTCCGTTCGACTTCCAGTTCACCGGCGCGGTGAAGCAGTTCTTCCCCTTCGGCGATGATCTGTCGCTGCTGTGGGGCCTGTCCGCCGCGACGGGCCCCAACGCCTCGGGCTACCGCAACCGCAGCGATGTCTACGGCACGGACCTCTATCTGAAGTACCGGCCCACCTCGGCGGCCGACGCCAACGTGGTCTCCCTGCAGGCGGAGCTGCTCTACCGCCGCCGGCAGGTGCCCGACGATCTGCTCTCCGACTGGGGCGGATACGCCCAGGTCCTCTGGCGCTTCTCGAGGCGCTGGGCCACCAGCGGACGCTACGAGTTCGGCACCGCCGCCCGCGACCAGGACGGCCGCCTCGCGGAGGATCCGCTCGATCCGGAGTGGACCGCCACGCGCCAGCGCATCTCCGCCAACGTCACCTTCTGGCCCACGGAGTTCTCCCGGCTGCGCCTGCAGGCCGCCACCGACCGTGTCGGCTGGCGCTCGGAGCCGGACTACTCCGCCTTCCTCACTCTCGAAGCAGTGATGGGTGCCCACGGCGCCCACGCCTTCTGA
- a CDS encoding Rieske (2Fe-2S) protein: MDGRATEPFIPVARLSDLDERGRLVVRVEGTPVAILRIAGQLYAMQDTCPHRGGPLSEGDVDGYLVHCPLHAWPFDVRTGACPSNAGVRLRIYAVRVVGEEIQVAPFSDRVSAP; this comes from the coding sequence GTGGACGGAAGAGCCACCGAGCCATTCATTCCCGTCGCCCGGCTCTCCGACCTGGATGAGCGCGGGCGCCTCGTCGTGCGGGTGGAGGGCACCCCGGTGGCCATCCTAAGGATAGCGGGTCAGCTCTACGCCATGCAGGACACCTGCCCGCACCGGGGAGGGCCGCTCTCGGAAGGGGATGTGGACGGCTACCTCGTCCACTGCCCCCTGCACGCCTGGCCCTTCGATGTGCGGACGGGCGCCTGTCCGAGCAACGCGGGCGTGCGGCTGCGCATCTATGCGGTCCGCGTGGTGGGCGAGGAGATTCAGGTCGCTCCGTTCTCGGATAGGGTCTCGGCCCCCTGA
- a CDS encoding FAD-binding oxidoreductase produces MTAPLPFEKTFPRVEPERLERAFTALTEVLSPGQVRRDEDTRQQYSRDESDSGVFPPDLIVFPESAEQVSAVFKTCQALGVPFTPCGARSGKSGGSLPLRGGVAVSLERMNRIRSISVEDLTAVVEPGVITGDLMKAVEAVGLFYPPDPNSWQFCTMGGNIAENAGGPRALKYGVTRDYVIGLEWVTPTGEILQVGRRTIKGVAGYDLVGLFVGSEGTLGVATEITLQLIPKPKHVMTALIIFDSVLTAARAVSAVLAAGVLPRTLELIDDVALRAVDGKAFHFPAGAGSAVILEVDGNVEEGLLAELAQAGEICERLGATQTLVAQNEEQREKLWSARRGVSTALRTLKPYKLSEDIAVPRSRIPEIIEKLKAMGTELGLMVATYGHAGDGNLHANILYEGPHQRALVETAIRRMLEMTVQMGGTITGEHGVGHAKRDYLAMEQSPAVLELQRRLKTFFDPAGLLNPEKMFPDPKRF; encoded by the coding sequence ATGACGGCGCCGTTGCCGTTCGAGAAGACCTTCCCGCGCGTGGAGCCCGAGCGCCTGGAGCGTGCCTTCACCGCGCTCACCGAGGTGCTCTCCCCGGGCCAGGTGCGCCGCGACGAGGACACCCGCCAGCAATATTCCCGCGACGAGTCCGACAGCGGCGTCTTCCCGCCGGACCTGATTGTCTTTCCGGAGAGCGCCGAGCAGGTGTCCGCCGTCTTCAAGACGTGCCAGGCGCTGGGCGTGCCCTTCACCCCGTGCGGCGCGCGCAGCGGCAAGAGTGGCGGCTCGCTGCCCCTGCGAGGCGGCGTGGCGGTGAGCCTGGAGCGGATGAACCGCATCCGCTCCATCTCCGTGGAGGACCTGACGGCCGTGGTGGAGCCCGGCGTGATTACGGGCGACCTGATGAAGGCCGTGGAGGCGGTGGGCCTCTTCTATCCACCGGATCCCAACTCGTGGCAGTTCTGCACGATGGGCGGCAACATCGCCGAGAACGCGGGAGGTCCCCGAGCGCTCAAGTACGGGGTGACGCGCGACTACGTCATCGGCCTGGAGTGGGTGACGCCGACCGGGGAGATCCTCCAGGTGGGCAGGCGCACCATCAAGGGTGTGGCGGGCTACGATCTCGTCGGCCTCTTCGTGGGCTCGGAGGGCACGCTGGGGGTCGCCACGGAGATCACCCTCCAGCTCATCCCCAAACCCAAGCATGTGATGACGGCGCTCATCATCTTCGACTCGGTGCTTACCGCCGCGCGCGCCGTCTCCGCGGTGCTTGCCGCGGGCGTACTGCCCCGCACCCTGGAGCTCATCGACGACGTAGCCCTGCGCGCGGTGGACGGCAAGGCGTTCCACTTCCCGGCGGGCGCGGGCTCGGCCGTCATCCTCGAGGTGGACGGCAACGTGGAAGAGGGGCTGCTGGCCGAGCTGGCCCAGGCGGGAGAGATCTGCGAGCGGCTGGGCGCCACTCAGACGCTCGTCGCGCAGAACGAGGAGCAGCGCGAGAAGCTCTGGTCCGCTCGGCGCGGAGTCTCCACCGCCCTGCGCACGCTCAAGCCTTACAAGCTCTCCGAAGACATCGCCGTACCTCGCTCACGTATTCCCGAAATCATCGAAAAGTTGAAGGCGATGGGAACTGAGCTCGGCCTGATGGTTGCCACCTATGGCCACGCCGGAGACGGCAACCTCCACGCCAACATCCTCTACGAGGGGCCGCACCAGCGTGCCCTCGTGGAGACGGCCATCCGACGCATGCTCGAAATGACGGTGCAGATGGGTGGCACGATTACTGGCGAGCATGGAGTGGGACACGCCAAGCGTGACTACCTGGCGATGGAGCAGTCCCCGGCCGTGCTCGAATTGCAGCGCCGGTTGAAGACCTTCTTCGACCCAGCAGGTCTCCTCAATCCCGAGAAAATGTTTCCCGATCCCAAGCGTTTCTAA
- the folE gene encoding GTP cyclohydrolase I, translated as MAAAIKDFLRAAGLPLTDPNLTETPERVAEAWTSEFLDGYGRTAEEALGETFPAPPDSSGELVVVTDLRFHSMCPHHLLPYEGRAHVAYVPGKQVVGFGRLSALVDCFAHRLILQEDLARHVASSLARVLGSPATACILEAKQACLRMRGDKQRDAVTHAEAYEGRLRRDGPLRRELWTRLGMQR; from the coding sequence ATGGCCGCGGCGATCAAGGACTTCCTGCGCGCCGCGGGCCTGCCGCTCACGGACCCCAACCTGACCGAGACGCCGGAGCGCGTGGCCGAGGCCTGGACGAGCGAGTTCCTCGATGGCTACGGCCGCACCGCCGAGGAGGCGCTGGGGGAGACCTTCCCGGCCCCACCGGACTCCTCGGGCGAGCTGGTGGTGGTGACGGACCTGCGCTTCCACTCCATGTGTCCGCACCACCTGCTTCCTTATGAAGGCCGCGCGCACGTGGCCTATGTGCCGGGCAAGCAGGTGGTGGGCTTCGGACGCCTGTCCGCGCTGGTGGACTGCTTCGCCCACCGCCTCATCCTTCAGGAAGACCTGGCGCGCCACGTGGCCAGCTCGCTAGCGCGAGTGCTCGGCAGCCCCGCCACCGCGTGCATCCTCGAGGCGAAGCAGGCGTGTCTGCGCATGCGAGGCGACAAGCAGCGGGATGCCGTCACCCACGCGGAGGCCTACGAGGGGCGTCTGCGGCGGGATGGGCCGCTGCGCCGAGAGCTGTGGACACGGCTGGGGATGCAACGATGA
- a CDS encoding metal ABC transporter ATP-binding protein, with the protein MKTDEQDFASGQVGASSRTEAAELLLSCERLVIGFGGKPLLPPIDLQVRRGDFVAVVGRNGSGKSTWFKTLLGLQSPVSGRILKGRPGMKSAYVPQTAGIDAILPVRPKEMVLWGRMSGWNFLNPFPSREDRRVAEAALDTAGARAFAQRPYRELSEGQKQRTLLARVLASEADLVLLDEPTAAMDAVAERETMQRLAGLAHERRIAVVVVSHDLTMAAEHADTLLFLDREGPAVVVGDAPTVFCHPAFRHQYGDEYCARASSGSRLGPVPP; encoded by the coding sequence GTGAAGACCGATGAACAGGACTTCGCCTCGGGACAGGTCGGCGCTTCCTCACGGACCGAGGCGGCGGAGTTGCTCCTGTCCTGCGAGCGCCTCGTCATCGGCTTCGGGGGCAAGCCCCTGCTGCCGCCCATCGACCTTCAGGTCCGGCGCGGCGACTTCGTGGCGGTGGTGGGCCGCAATGGCTCGGGCAAGAGCACCTGGTTCAAGACGCTGCTCGGGCTGCAGTCCCCGGTGTCCGGCCGCATCCTCAAGGGGCGCCCGGGCATGAAGAGCGCGTACGTGCCGCAGACGGCGGGCATCGACGCCATCCTCCCGGTGCGCCCCAAGGAGATGGTCCTCTGGGGCCGGATGTCGGGCTGGAACTTCCTCAACCCCTTTCCCAGCCGGGAGGACCGGCGGGTGGCGGAGGCGGCGCTCGACACCGCGGGAGCGCGCGCGTTCGCCCAGCGCCCCTACCGCGAGCTGTCCGAGGGCCAGAAGCAGCGCACGCTGCTGGCCCGCGTGCTCGCCAGCGAAGCGGACCTCGTGCTGCTGGACGAGCCCACCGCCGCCATGGACGCGGTGGCCGAGCGCGAGACGATGCAGCGCCTGGCGGGGCTGGCGCACGAGCGGCGCATCGCCGTGGTGGTGGTGAGCCACGACCTGACGATGGCCGCCGAGCACGCCGACACCCTGCTCTTCCTCGATCGCGAGGGCCCCGCCGTCGTCGTCGGGGATGCCCCCACCGTCTTCTGCCACCCGGCCTTCCGCCACCAGTACGGCGACGAGTACTGCGCTCGCGCCTCCTCAGGATCCCGACTTGGACCCGTCCCTCCTTGA
- a CDS encoding isochorismatase family protein gives MSSFRLSSSQASLLVVDIQERLCAAMEPEALERLLKRTGAAIEGAKALKLPILVTEQYPKGLGPTHARVRERLGEHKSMEKLEFSGAVPDVLAALQGRKQVLLAGMETHICVFQTARDLVEKGFEVWLLADAVLSRSAEDRRVGFELCKEVGARVTTVESALFDMLGRAGSPEFKAISAAVR, from the coding sequence ATGTCCTCCTTCCGTCTTTCCTCCAGTCAGGCCTCGCTGCTCGTCGTGGACATCCAGGAGCGCCTATGCGCGGCCATGGAGCCAGAAGCCCTCGAGCGCCTGCTCAAGCGGACGGGCGCCGCCATCGAGGGGGCCAAGGCGCTGAAGCTGCCCATCCTCGTCACCGAGCAGTACCCCAAGGGCCTGGGGCCCACGCACGCGCGGGTGCGCGAGCGGCTCGGGGAGCACAAGTCGATGGAGAAGTTGGAGTTCAGTGGCGCGGTGCCGGACGTACTCGCCGCGCTCCAGGGGCGCAAGCAGGTGCTCCTTGCTGGAATGGAGACGCACATCTGTGTCTTCCAGACGGCGCGCGATCTGGTGGAGAAGGGCTTCGAGGTCTGGCTGCTCGCGGACGCCGTGCTCTCCCGCTCAGCGGAGGATCGGCGCGTGGGCTTCGAGCTCTGCAAGGAGGTCGGCGCGCGCGTCACCACGGTGGAGTCGGCCCTCTTCGACATGCTCGGGCGCGCGGGCTCCCCCGAGTTCAAGGCGATCTCCGCCGCCGTCCGGTAG
- a CDS encoding metal ABC transporter permease, whose translation MDPSLLEPSKWEQFQASFDLFRDPVLCALIAGGVLGFLSVYVVLRRMVFVSAAVTHSAGLGVALAFFAEIHLGTHVDPMLGATGLSLLATLLLMADPARLKLTRESMLGLAFAFAGGAAVLVGDRIAQEAHDIQGILFGTAVLVTEEQLAAVAIVGAAVLFIQLWWFRGLTFASFDRVGARVQGLPVRLLDSVLMISIGVMVGVSARALGALPVFAFSTLSAIAALVLDLRLGWTFLLATLAGCISGVGGYLFAFFYDFPVGGSQTVLSSALVVVAVLLRALRGLVRPAR comes from the coding sequence TTGGACCCGTCCCTCCTTGAACCCTCGAAGTGGGAGCAGTTCCAGGCCAGCTTCGACCTGTTCCGAGATCCCGTCCTGTGCGCGCTGATCGCCGGGGGCGTCCTGGGCTTCCTCAGCGTCTACGTGGTGCTGCGGCGCATGGTGTTCGTCAGCGCCGCGGTCACCCACTCGGCCGGCCTCGGCGTGGCGCTCGCCTTCTTCGCGGAGATCCACCTGGGCACGCACGTGGACCCCATGCTGGGCGCCACCGGCCTGTCCCTGCTGGCCACCCTGTTGCTCATGGCGGACCCGGCCCGGTTGAAGCTCACTCGGGAGAGCATGCTGGGCCTCGCCTTCGCGTTCGCCGGCGGCGCGGCCGTGCTGGTGGGCGACCGCATCGCGCAGGAGGCCCATGACATCCAGGGCATCCTCTTCGGAACCGCGGTGCTGGTGACCGAGGAGCAGCTCGCCGCCGTGGCCATCGTCGGCGCCGCCGTCCTGTTCATCCAGCTCTGGTGGTTCCGAGGCCTCACCTTCGCCAGCTTCGACCGGGTGGGTGCCCGCGTGCAGGGGCTGCCCGTGCGGCTCCTGGATTCGGTGCTGATGATCTCCATCGGCGTGATGGTGGGCGTATCGGCACGGGCGCTCGGCGCGCTGCCCGTCTTCGCCTTCTCCACCTTGTCGGCCATCGCCGCGCTCGTGCTGGACCTGCGGCTGGGCTGGACCTTCCTGCTGGCCACCCTCGCCGGGTGCATCTCCGGCGTGGGCGGCTACCTGTTCGCCTTCTTCTACGACTTCCCCGTGGGCGGCTCGCAGACGGTCCTTTCGAGCGCACTGGTGGTAGTGGCCGTGCTCCTGCGCGCCCTGCGCGGACTGGTCCGACCGGCGCGCTGA